Proteins from one Mucilaginibacter jinjuensis genomic window:
- a CDS encoding O-antigen ligase family protein translates to MALYNILLDNRQGFMLFLIFGLSIYTTAMSVAFMLGLKQFIPFFQGFKELLVFIMLLINIAALKTRPRWHVIDYLILAFLGYTTLYTLLPVGGLSFVARLTALKSTSFFLLVYFTGRLFDIKSLYINKYFTYIAILAIAAGVVVSFEAATYEHLQSHTGYADYVYYYFNIEPDGSFGLSTTFESEGGYKRFGSFYTNPLEHAAATLIALAAIMALYTRDDNKIEFKPMAVLAFGATLLSIIFAFSRAPFVSYFLMIYIYALVTHKKSLVKLIHYGFGLVACYLIYQIILFDNKTDGIIAVVISTLNFSNPSSVGHVVAWLEGITAIVNHPFGMGMGATGRVGASLNDEVVGGENQYLIIGVQAGLIALILYLSIYIMFIKQGLKWVKLLKGKERKICIAVLMLKIGFLIPSFTSEFEGSSYISYMNWFLSGLFIATIMQHTADEVPDTKALPVPVNA, encoded by the coding sequence ATGGCCCTGTACAATATCTTATTAGATAACAGGCAGGGATTTATGCTGTTCCTCATTTTTGGCCTTTCTATTTATACAACGGCAATGTCCGTTGCCTTCATGCTCGGGTTAAAGCAGTTTATTCCGTTTTTTCAGGGGTTTAAAGAATTACTGGTATTTATTATGCTGCTCATCAATATTGCTGCTTTAAAAACCCGGCCCCGATGGCATGTTATTGATTATCTTATCCTGGCATTTTTAGGTTATACCACGCTTTACACCTTACTGCCTGTAGGCGGGCTAAGCTTTGTAGCCAGGCTTACCGCGTTAAAAAGCACTTCGTTTTTTCTATTAGTATATTTTACGGGCCGGTTATTTGATATTAAAAGTCTTTATATCAATAAATACTTCACTTATATAGCCATACTGGCCATTGCTGCCGGCGTAGTAGTTTCATTTGAGGCTGCTACCTATGAGCACCTGCAATCTCATACCGGTTATGCCGATTACGTTTATTACTACTTTAACATTGAGCCCGATGGGAGCTTTGGCCTAAGTACCACATTTGAATCAGAAGGTGGATATAAACGCTTTGGGAGCTTTTATACTAATCCTTTAGAACATGCTGCTGCAACACTAATTGCTCTGGCGGCTATTATGGCCCTATACACCCGCGACGACAATAAAATTGAATTTAAACCCATGGCTGTGTTGGCTTTCGGTGCAACATTATTGTCTATTATTTTTGCTTTTTCAAGAGCGCCTTTTGTCAGCTATTTTTTGATGATCTATATTTATGCGCTGGTTACGCATAAAAAATCCCTCGTCAAACTCATTCATTATGGTTTTGGGTTAGTGGCTTGTTATCTCATTTATCAAATCATATTGTTTGATAATAAAACTGATGGAATAATTGCGGTAGTAATCAGTACGCTTAATTTCAGCAACCCATCAAGCGTAGGGCACGTGGTTGCCTGGCTGGAGGGGATTACCGCCATTGTGAACCACCCTTTTGGTATGGGCATGGGTGCAACCGGTCGGGTAGGTGCCAGCTTAAATGATGAAGTTGTAGGCGGCGAAAACCAGTACCTTATTATTGGTGTACAGGCCGGCCTCATCGCATTGATTTTATATCTGTCTATTTACATTATGTTTATTAAACAGGGGCTTAAATGGGTTAAACTGTTAAAAGGTAAAGAACGTAAAATCTGTATTGCTGTACTGATGTTAAAGATCGGTTTCTTAATTCCGTCTTTTACTTCCGAGTTTGAAGGTTCATCTTATATTTCATATATGAACTGGTTTTTATCAGGTTTATTTATCGCAACTATTATGCAGCACACAGCCGATGAAGTTCCTGATACCAAAGCACTACCAGTTCCGGTAAATGCATAA